The Candidatus Thermoplasmatota archaeon genomic sequence GGCCATAAAAGGATCCATTTTATCTGCACCTCTTTTTTATCAGGAATTTTAAATTTTTCCATCCATCGGCAAAGGACTCGATTTTCGCCTCCCCTTTCCTTTCAAAAAGATGAGAGGGCACTTCCTTTGCCTTTATATCCGGGTGGGAAAACATCTCCATTTTTATTTCCTCACTGAAGGGCATACCGTCATCGAACTCCTCCAAATCCTTCAATTTGTTCAATGCATCCTTTCTAAAAATCCACATGCCAGATTGCGAATCCTTTACTTTCACCCCGTACAGCAGGCGGAGTGTCGAGGAGAGAATGAAATTGCCAAAGAAATGCTTGAAACTCATCGCTTTTTTCCCCAGGTTGGCAAACCTGTTGGTCGTGATGAAGTCCAGATTTTGTTTCAGGAGCATATCCACATATTCGTGAGTAATATGGAATGGATATGTACCGTCTGCATCACCGGTGATTATGATGTTCCCCTCGGCTTCCTTAAGCCCCCTCTTGTATGCCCTTCCATAGCCCTTGCGCGGTTCGACAATAACTTTTGCGCCCTTTTTTTCTGCTATTTCCCTTGTTCTATCCTTTGAGTTTCCATCGATGACGAGCACCTCTACATCCGATTCTCTCTTTTCGAACTCTTTCATATCAATGCTGTCCAGTGTTACTCCAATGCCTTCTTCCTCGTTCAGCGTGGGGATTACGATACTTACCTTCATTACCCAGCCATCCGCTCATTCCTTAAAATTGTTTTGATAACCCTCCCACAAAATTTATAAAACAAGGCCCCTATATTCCAGCCATGCCACTGAATCTTGATTTGGAAGGTCTGATGTACGGAACAGAGCTGGTAAAGCGTGGTTTTGCCAAAATGCAGAAAGGAGGAGTAATCATGGACGTCACAACTCCGAAGCAGGCTATTACGGCTGAAGAGGCAGGGGCCGTTGCGGTCATGGCTCTTGAACGTGTTCCTGCAGACATACGTGCCACCGGCGGTGTTGCAAGAATGGCTGATCCAAAAATCATATGCGATATTATGGATGCGGTTTCGATTCCAGTTATGGCAAAATGCAGAATAGGGCATATTGCCGAGGCAAGGATACTGGAAAACATCGGTGTGGACATGATAGACGAAAGCGAAGTTCTCACA encodes the following:
- a CDS encoding glycosyltransferase family 2 protein, whose protein sequence is MKVSIVIPTLNEEEGIGVTLDSIDMKEFEKRESDVEVLVIDGNSKDRTREIAEKKGAKVIVEPRKGYGRAYKRGLKEAEGNIIITGDADGTYPFHITHEYVDMLLKQNLDFITTNRFANLGKKAMSFKHFFGNFILSSTLRLLYGVKVKDSQSGMWIFRKDALNKLKDLEEFDDGMPFSEEIKMEMFSHPDIKAKEVPSHLFERKGEAKIESFADGWKNLKFLIKKRCR